In Phacochoerus africanus isolate WHEZ1 chromosome 1, ROS_Pafr_v1, whole genome shotgun sequence, the following are encoded in one genomic region:
- the LOC125113553 gene encoding keratin-associated protein 26-1 produces MACHNYCSGNYSLGSLRNPCHIPLSSSIALCSTNVSGGDVLCVPSSCQDHTWILNNGQETCSEPASCQPASCEPSNCETSSCPSTACYVPRPCRGISLLPVTHTSGSCLSVSSRPLNYVFGSGRPLSLLTRGYRPQGCLPCGPHHLSVVSGSLRPLCPVFGGCQPLTHVVSTCHPSCSSWGGQ; encoded by the coding sequence ATGGCTTGCCACAACTACTGCTCAGGAAACTACAGCTTGGGATCCCTCAGAAATCCTTGTCATATCCCTCTCTCCTCATCCATTGCCCTCTGCTCTACAAATGTGAGTGGTGGCGATGTCCTTTGCGTGCCCAGTAGCTGTCAAGACCATACCTGGATCCTGAACAATGGCCAAGAGACCTGCAGTGAACctgccagctgccagccagccagcTGTGAGCCCAGCAACTGTGAGACTTCCAGCTGCCCTTCCACTGCGTGCTACGTGCCCAGACCCTGCCGAGGAATCAGTCTTCTTCCTGTAACTCACACCTCTGGCTCCTGCCTCTCAGTATCCAGTAGACCTCTGAACTACGTGTTTGGCAGCGGCCGGCCCCTGAGCCTCCTCACTCGTGGATACCGCCCCCAGGGCTGTTTGCCCTGTGGTCCTCACCACCTTAGCGTTGTGTCCGGCAGCCTCAGACCTCTGTGTCCCGTTTTTGGCGGATGCCAGCCTCTGACACATGTAGTCAGTACTTGTCATCCATCTTGCTCTTCCTGGGGAGGCCAGTAG